In Bacteroidota bacterium, the sequence ATCCAGGTTGTCCTTGCTGCAATGGAAATGCAACAATACCTGGAAACAATTCACCGGAATCACAGTAATGACGGACGGAAAGTCTGGGATATCGTAGTAAGCATACATACAGGCCCGGTTATGGCAAATATTATGGGTAAAAAAAAGGTTGCTTATGAAATCAAGGGAGATACGGTAAATATCACCAGCCGCATTGAATCCTGCGGAAGTCTTAATAAAATCCTTATTTCTGTCATGACCTACGAACTGGTTAAAGAATTTTTTGTCTGTGAATATTACGGCAAACTGCCTGTGAAATATCAAAAAGACCTTGAACTTTACACGGTAGTTGGCATTAAACCTGAGCTTTCGCTTGAACGCAAAGGCCTGTCCCCTACCCGGCCGTTCAGGATAAAATATGGACTCGTTCAATTTAACGATATCCAAGAGATGATCCTCGACAAACTGGAAAATGAACTGCCCAAAGACTTATATTACCATAACGTAAAGCACACAGTGGATGTAGTAACCGAAGCCGAACTGATTGGATGGGGCGAAGGAGTCACCGAGGAAGAAATTCTATTACTTAAGACTGCTGCTCTTTTCCACGATATAGGCCATATCGTGGAATACGACAATCACGAATTGCGCAGTACAGAATTCGCAAGGGAATACCTTCCAAAATTCAAATACAAAGAAGAACAAATTGAAACCATCTGCAACACCATATTGGCCACCAAATTACCCAACAAACCCCAAAATTCTCTTGAAGAAATACTCTGCGATTCGGATCTCGATTATCTGGGACGGCCTGATTTTATACCTGTTTCAAGTGCCCTTTACGAAGAATTAAAAGCCAGAAACAGAGTCGGTAGCTTTAACGAATGGAATAAAATGCAACTTAAATTTATTTCTTCTCACCAATATTTCACCCAAACTGCACGGAAATTGCGCGAAGTGAACAAACAAAAACAAATTGAAAGGTTGATGCAGATCATTAAGTAAACATTTTTTCAACCTATTGTTGTACTTTTGCATTTTTAATTCAGGCTGTTTTATTTCCCTCAAAAAAAGGGGAACAGCTTGAAATATTATTGAATATCTGTAAAATTAAGAATTAGAAGTACAAATCACACCATGAGACCAAACAATGAACAGTTCGCAGTGCTTTTTGATATGGACGGAGTACTGGTGGACAACAAGGAAGTACATACTGAATCGTGGGGAGAATTTTGCAATGCCCATCATATCCAGGTAACACGTAAGGAACTGGAAAGCTTATTTGGAAAAACAAACAGGGATTATCTACGCTATTTATTTAAAAGAGAAATAACTGATGAAGAAGTCCTCATTTATAAAATCGAAAAAGAAGGGATTTACCGGGATCTTTTTTCAAAGACCATTAAGCCTGTAAAAGGTTTGCCTACATTTCTGGAAGAATTGAAGAAAAACGGGGTAAAAATAGCTGTTGGCACCTCCGGTCCAATGGACAATGTAAGGTTCGTAATTGAAAGTACCCATATTCAAGGTTACTTTGAAGCCATAGTCAGCGAAGAAGACTTAAAAAAAGGCAAACCAGATCCTGAAGTCTACCTGAAAGCAGCCAAAAAGGTCAACACAGAGCCAAGCCGCTGCATTGTAATTGAAGATTCTGTGTTCGGGATAAAATCAGGGAAAAATGCAGGAATGAAAGTAATCGCTTTAACCACCACTAATGAAGCTGAAGCATTGACCGAAGCTGACCTGATTGTGAAAAATTTCACTGAACTAAGTTACGAAAAAGCTTTAGCCCTGATCAACTAATTCAATTTCAATGATAAAGGAAGAGGGAAGTATCCAGATTAAAGCCGGATTCTCAAGCTATTTCGAAGCAGGAATCTGGCAATAATCCATCTTTTTTAAAGGAAAGTCTGAATAATTTTGCAGGAAAGGAAAAAGTTCCTACTTTTGCGCTTATTATTAATTTATAATTTAAATAAAGTTATATTTATGGTTAATCAGTATGAAACCGTTTTCATTGCAACTCCCGTTTTATCTGAGGCCCAGATAAAGGAAGCGGTAAATAAATTTAAAGACTTGATTACCTCTGAAGGAGGAGCGATAGTCTATGAAGAGAATTGGGGATTAAGAAAGCTGGCCTATCCCATTCAGAAAAAAAGCACAGGCTTTTACAACTTAATTAGCTTTACAGCTGACAGTCAATT encodes:
- a CDS encoding HAD family phosphatase, yielding MRPNNEQFAVLFDMDGVLVDNKEVHTESWGEFCNAHHIQVTRKELESLFGKTNRDYLRYLFKREITDEEVLIYKIEKEGIYRDLFSKTIKPVKGLPTFLEELKKNGVKIAVGTSGPMDNVRFVIESTHIQGYFEAIVSEEDLKKGKPDPEVYLKAAKKVNTEPSRCIVIEDSVFGIKSGKNAGMKVIALTTTNEAEALTEADLIVKNFTELSYEKALALIN
- a CDS encoding adenylate/guanylate cyclase domain-containing protein, translated to IQVVLAAMEMQQYLETIHRNHSNDGRKVWDIVVSIHTGPVMANIMGKKKVAYEIKGDTVNITSRIESCGSLNKILISVMTYELVKEFFVCEYYGKLPVKYQKDLELYTVVGIKPELSLERKGLSPTRPFRIKYGLVQFNDIQEMILDKLENELPKDLYYHNVKHTVDVVTEAELIGWGEGVTEEEILLLKTAALFHDIGHIVEYDNHELRSTEFAREYLPKFKYKEEQIETICNTILATKLPNKPQNSLEEILCDSDLDYLGRPDFIPVSSALYEELKARNRVGSFNEWNKMQLKFISSHQYFTQTARKLREVNKQKQIERLMQIIK
- the rpsF gene encoding 30S ribosomal protein S6; this translates as MVNQYETVFIATPVLSEAQIKEAVNKFKDLITSEGGAIVYEENWGLRKLAYPIQKKSTGFYNLISFTADSQLIAKLETEYRRDERIIRFLTVKMDKYAIEYSVKKKNQKSNTEATDD